The following proteins are encoded in a genomic region of Lujinxingia vulgaris:
- a CDS encoding DUF4350 domain-containing protein produces MSASVLHRHGAALAVLLLALSVSTPTALAQDYEPTSTDWQGLSRFVALASAQGAELRATETLDWEEVTSDDVIVVVYPQDALTPESFASFVVDGGRLLLADDFGGGAALMERLSLRRVEPRVGALPHRRFVDGQSDWPRHSARGRHPLLEGVSEVVSNVPAVLLNEGGPVLSFDEGGGLVYDMTLGEGRAIVLSDPSVLINSMLTIADNARLASNAIDYLCEPAGESCRVWLVHGAFEQQGRYQAPGANALTGDDLVSKVDAFNERVREVLDELAKTELLYFLGLLLALGSAAYLATVLPWQRSRRLSEFVQRERSELAPPQTEFDWNVARFSRGRRGINYALPVAILKEVFEEIFLDDLGLWPSTSKQRPPIAELARRFEQKHCTRLAAPERERRRAYVLELLSHLAAAPTRHRVFLENDANYSARDLARLHRQAHEILGWMGKEADYERRTRQHRSSRHQRPPGGDLR; encoded by the coding sequence ATGAGCGCTTCTGTTCTGCATCGTCACGGGGCTGCGCTGGCCGTGCTTCTGCTTGCCCTGAGCGTGAGCACGCCGACGGCTCTGGCGCAGGACTATGAGCCAACCTCAACCGACTGGCAGGGGCTCTCCCGCTTTGTGGCGCTGGCCAGCGCGCAGGGCGCCGAGCTGCGCGCCACCGAGACGCTCGACTGGGAGGAGGTGACATCCGACGACGTCATCGTCGTGGTTTACCCGCAGGATGCGCTCACGCCGGAGTCCTTTGCCTCATTCGTAGTCGATGGCGGTCGTCTGCTGCTCGCTGACGACTTCGGCGGGGGCGCGGCGCTGATGGAGCGACTCTCCTTGCGGCGAGTGGAACCGAGGGTCGGAGCGCTCCCGCATCGGCGTTTTGTTGATGGCCAGTCCGACTGGCCGCGCCACAGTGCCCGGGGGCGACACCCGCTGCTTGAAGGGGTCAGCGAGGTCGTCTCCAACGTGCCGGCGGTCTTGCTCAATGAGGGCGGCCCCGTCCTGAGCTTTGATGAGGGTGGGGGGCTGGTCTACGATATGACCCTGGGTGAGGGGCGGGCGATTGTGCTCTCCGACCCCAGCGTGCTGATCAACAGTATGTTGACCATCGCCGACAACGCGCGCCTGGCTTCCAACGCCATCGATTACCTCTGCGAGCCCGCCGGTGAGAGCTGCCGGGTCTGGTTGGTGCATGGCGCGTTTGAGCAGCAGGGCCGTTATCAGGCCCCCGGCGCCAACGCGCTCACCGGTGACGATCTCGTCTCGAAGGTCGATGCGTTTAACGAGCGGGTGCGCGAGGTCCTCGATGAGCTGGCGAAGACCGAGCTGCTCTACTTTCTGGGGCTCTTGCTGGCGCTGGGAAGCGCGGCCTACCTGGCGACGGTGCTCCCCTGGCAGCGATCGCGCCGGCTCAGTGAGTTTGTGCAGCGCGAGCGTAGTGAGCTCGCGCCGCCGCAGACAGAATTTGATTGGAACGTGGCGCGTTTCTCCCGCGGCCGACGCGGGATCAATTACGCGCTTCCGGTCGCGATCCTCAAAGAGGTCTTTGAGGAGATCTTTTTAGACGACCTGGGGCTCTGGCCCTCAACAAGCAAGCAGCGCCCACCGATCGCCGAGTTGGCGCGACGTTTTGAGCAGAAGCACTGCACGCGTCTGGCCGCCCCCGAACGCGAGCGCCGGCGAGCGTACGTTCTGGAGCTTCTGAGCCACCTTGCGGCCGCGCCGACCCGCCATCGGGTCTTTTTAGAGAATGACGCCAACTACAGCGCCCGCGATCTGGCGCGACTTCATCGACAGGCCCATGAGATCTTAGGCTGGATGGGCAAAGAGGCCGACTATGAGCGACGCACCCGCCAACACCGCAGCTCCCGCCACCAGCGCCCCCCGGGCGGAGACCTCCGCTGA